A single Brucella intermedia LMG 3301 DNA region contains:
- a CDS encoding DUF2189 domain-containing protein: MAQFHVIAGRDQTAFYPEVKRIQMADVFDALRLGFDDFWAKPSHYVFLCLIYPLAGLFITYWSTNANALPLLFPLMSGFALIGPVAALPLYEMSRRREEKMDTSWRRAFDVSRSPALPSIVAVGSFLFAIFIAWLLVAQNLYVHYFGPMPPESFSMLINQVSSTEEGRSLIFAGCGIGFLFAIVVLCLTIVTFPMLLDQDCGAAAAIATSLRVVWRNPLEALLWAAIVTAMLVVGFATMFAGLAVVLPILGHATWHLYRKTVGQPALARMG, encoded by the coding sequence TCCGGAAGTCAAGCGCATCCAGATGGCGGATGTATTCGATGCCCTGCGTTTGGGTTTCGACGACTTCTGGGCGAAGCCATCGCATTACGTTTTTCTTTGTCTCATATATCCGCTGGCCGGGTTGTTCATCACCTATTGGAGCACGAACGCAAATGCGCTGCCGCTCCTGTTCCCCCTCATGTCCGGCTTCGCTTTGATCGGGCCGGTTGCCGCCTTGCCGCTTTATGAAATGAGCAGGCGCCGCGAGGAGAAAATGGACACGAGCTGGAGGCGCGCTTTCGATGTCAGCCGCTCCCCGGCATTGCCGTCGATCGTGGCCGTCGGCTCCTTCCTTTTCGCCATCTTCATTGCGTGGCTGTTGGTGGCTCAAAATCTCTATGTTCATTATTTCGGCCCCATGCCGCCCGAGAGCTTCTCGATGTTGATCAATCAGGTGTCATCGACGGAAGAGGGACGCAGTCTTATTTTCGCCGGTTGTGGCATTGGTTTCCTTTTTGCAATCGTCGTCCTGTGCTTGACGATCGTCACCTTTCCAATGCTGCTCGATCAGGATTGCGGGGCTGCGGCGGCTATCGCGACATCATTGCGCGTCGTCTGGCGCAATCCCCTGGAAGCGCTGCTTTGGGCGGCAATTGTAACCGCTATGCTTGTCGTGGGCTTCGCCACCATGTTTGCCGGACTGGCCGTGGTGCTGCCCATCCTTGGACATGCGACCTGGCACCTCTATCGAAAGACGGTTGGGCAGCCGGCGTTGGCGCGCATGGGATGA
- the ureE gene encoding urease accessory protein UreE: MFRATAIIRADEVIDAVPAGHAVLERDERHLRRKAIALEGGEKVLVDFAEPVVLGHGDRLVLDDGREIEIRAASEELYEIRGRDPLHIAELAWHIGNRHLAAQIENDRIFILRDHVIKAMLEGLGAKVTDVTAIFSPLRGAYAGGHSHHDHGHHHGHHDHDHDHEHHHHHHD; encoded by the coding sequence ATGTTTCGTGCCACTGCCATTATTCGTGCGGATGAGGTGATCGATGCTGTGCCTGCTGGCCACGCCGTTCTTGAACGCGATGAGCGCCATCTGCGGCGCAAAGCCATTGCTCTGGAAGGCGGCGAGAAGGTGCTTGTCGATTTCGCGGAGCCGGTTGTGCTGGGTCACGGAGACAGGCTTGTTCTGGATGACGGGCGCGAAATTGAAATCCGCGCTGCAAGCGAGGAACTCTACGAAATCCGCGGGCGCGACCCGCTTCACATAGCCGAACTCGCCTGGCATATCGGCAACCGGCATCTGGCGGCACAGATCGAGAATGATCGTATCTTCATTCTTCGCGACCATGTCATCAAGGCGATGCTCGAGGGGCTTGGCGCCAAGGTGACGGATGTAACGGCAATTTTCAGTCCGCTGCGCGGTGCATATGCGGGCGGCCATTCGCATCATGACCACGGACATCATCATGGCCATCACGACCATGACCATGACCACGAACATCATCACCATCACCACGACTGA
- the ureG gene encoding urease accessory protein UreG has protein sequence MTQKNGPLRIGIGGPVGSGKTTLTEKLCKAMRDKYSVAVITNDIYTQEDALILARSQALPEERIMGVETGGCPHTAIREDASINLQAIAEMNRRIPDLDIVFIESGGDNLAATFSPDLADLTLYVISVCQGEEIPRKGGPGITRSDFLVINKSDLAPHVHVDLDVMQGDAARMRGARPFGFTDLHRGKGVPEIIDFIVENGGLELR, from the coding sequence ATGACTCAGAAAAACGGACCCTTGCGCATCGGCATTGGCGGGCCGGTGGGATCGGGAAAGACGACGCTGACCGAAAAGCTCTGCAAGGCGATGCGCGATAAATATTCGGTCGCCGTGATTACCAACGATATCTACACGCAGGAGGACGCCCTTATTCTGGCTCGTTCCCAGGCCTTGCCCGAGGAACGGATCATGGGCGTCGAGACGGGCGGATGCCCGCACACGGCGATCCGCGAGGACGCCTCCATCAATCTGCAGGCAATTGCCGAAATGAACCGGCGGATTCCGGATCTGGATATCGTCTTCATCGAATCTGGCGGCGACAATCTGGCGGCCACGTTCTCGCCCGATCTGGCGGACCTGACGCTTTATGTTATCTCGGTTTGCCAGGGCGAGGAAATTCCGCGCAAGGGCGGACCGGGCATCACGCGGTCGGATTTCCTGGTGATCAACAAGAGCGATCTTGCCCCGCATGTGCACGTTGATCTCGATGTCATGCAGGGGGATGCGGCGCGGATGCGCGGCGCGCGACCGTTCGGTTTCACCGATCTCCATCGCGGCAAGGGCGTCCCGGAGATTATCGACTTCATCGTCGAGAATGGCGGGCTGGAGCTGCGTTGA
- a CDS encoding autotransporter outer membrane beta-barrel domain-containing protein, whose protein sequence is MIEIKRISINSVYSAENMSLHRFVFREGTLSVGKTHFIGQLKRSSRFFMASVAATAICIATPSIVQANDWTGAVSDDFFDPFNWDDNNGPQGSGSTVNNGNAVGTIDLGSPVGYNSNLADRIGTIAGQTGSVTINVLPNAESPTSSTYLNTGNELEVGANGGRGTLTLSLEGPIVTTLGANAISIGKGTGSIGEVNLVGTGKDTGVPPEGPLWLDTSCQGCAPVFVSSSLFGGLYIGVDGGAGTLNLDGAAFTTYDRGEFIVGDGAGSNGAVNILAGGKLGDPGVNYNSSNINTLTKGKATVGFDGGTGAITLDGSAAATRNDVPMAFFGQGLVIGNGQNSVGSVNILSGGKVHSYTDYQIGVIYQNYVDRSALDTNVGINGGTGSITVSGTNSVWYQSGILQDYLSPWNNSTTSTDTGALRVGQSGTGELTIADNGEVRIGTATFLAETDDSGGVYKQLYSLVDHVSNGTLILGGETTGNGTLSIGGSVGGAAVAPGRLMAQTVEFGEGTGLIRFNHTSDNYIFDQFDAQYLDGPSRPSTLAIVGDGTIEAAAGRTILNENQLSFTGTLLPNTGILQINGDISTATANILAGGTLEGTGVVGSTLNTGTVAPGQTPGGSQGLASSIGTLTIAGNYTGQGGILSLDTVLGNDSSLTDKLAILGDTSGNTTVKVKNINGNGDDTIEGIQIVTVGGTSDPNAFSLAGDYVFNGQQAVVGGAYAYRLFQGSTSQPGDGNWYLRSNRIPTDPVDPDIPVDPDEPNQPIYQPGVSLYETYPQFLLGLNSLPTLQQRTGNRYWSNAGNVMLSEGADPAGAPYAPASEAGNLIEGRGIWGRIEGAHSKIDPKFSTSGENYDYNIFKLQAGLDGMLLENGAGKLIGGFTVHYTHGKAKTYSIFGDDEVSTDGYGFGGTLTWYGDNGFYVDGQAQLTWYDSDLSANDSEFTAGLDGLSLADSNNGFGFAISGETGQRVTLDQNWSITPQAQLTYSKVDFDSFNDVFGARISLDRGESLQGRLGLAVEHQNSWYNANGLIDRAQVYGIANLYYEFLEGTKVDVSGTTFANQNERLWGGIGLGGSYNWNSDKYSVYGEGAINTSLADFGDSYSYKGTLGFRVKW, encoded by the coding sequence TTGATCGAAATCAAACGGATTTCGATCAACAGCGTCTACTCCGCAGAAAATATGTCGTTGCATCGATTCGTATTCCGGGAGGGGACTTTGTCGGTAGGGAAGACCCATTTTATTGGCCAACTGAAACGATCTTCTCGTTTCTTTATGGCGTCTGTAGCCGCGACTGCCATTTGCATCGCCACTCCCTCTATAGTCCAGGCGAACGACTGGACAGGCGCTGTAAGCGACGATTTTTTCGACCCCTTTAACTGGGACGACAACAACGGACCACAGGGTTCTGGTTCGACAGTGAATAATGGTAATGCCGTTGGGACGATCGATCTCGGTTCGCCGGTGGGCTATAATTCGAATTTAGCTGATCGTATCGGCACGATTGCTGGTCAAACCGGATCTGTGACGATCAATGTTCTTCCAAATGCTGAATCTCCAACGAGCAGTACCTATCTCAATACTGGCAATGAATTAGAGGTTGGTGCAAATGGTGGACGTGGCACACTAACCCTTTCTCTTGAAGGACCTATAGTCACGACCTTGGGTGCAAACGCGATTAGTATTGGCAAAGGGACGGGCAGCATCGGAGAAGTCAATCTCGTTGGCACCGGTAAAGATACTGGCGTTCCTCCGGAAGGTCCGTTGTGGCTCGACACGTCCTGCCAGGGTTGTGCACCAGTTTTTGTTAGCTCTTCACTTTTCGGAGGGCTATATATCGGCGTCGATGGCGGCGCAGGTACATTGAATCTGGACGGGGCGGCTTTCACAACCTATGATCGCGGTGAATTTATCGTTGGGGATGGTGCTGGAAGCAACGGCGCAGTGAATATCCTCGCAGGGGGCAAGTTAGGCGACCCCGGTGTCAATTATAACAGTAGTAACATCAATACCTTGACCAAGGGTAAGGCTACCGTAGGGTTTGACGGAGGTACAGGCGCAATCACGTTGGATGGCTCGGCGGCTGCAACGCGCAATGATGTGCCCATGGCGTTCTTCGGGCAAGGCCTTGTTATTGGCAATGGTCAAAATAGCGTTGGTAGCGTCAACATCCTCTCTGGCGGCAAGGTTCACAGTTATACCGACTATCAGATAGGCGTCATCTACCAGAATTACGTTGACAGATCCGCTCTCGACACAAATGTAGGCATCAACGGAGGAACAGGCTCCATTACAGTGTCCGGTACGAACTCGGTATGGTACCAGTCTGGCATATTACAAGACTATCTTTCGCCCTGGAATAATTCGACTACATCGACTGATACCGGTGCGTTGCGAGTGGGGCAAAGCGGAACCGGTGAGTTGACTATTGCCGACAACGGCGAGGTTCGTATTGGCACGGCGACTTTCCTCGCGGAGACGGATGACAGCGGCGGGGTTTACAAGCAGCTCTATAGTCTGGTTGACCACGTATCAAACGGTACACTGATATTGGGCGGCGAGACGACAGGAAATGGTACATTGAGTATCGGTGGCTCTGTGGGAGGAGCTGCGGTCGCCCCCGGTCGTTTGATGGCGCAGACGGTGGAGTTTGGCGAGGGGACCGGATTGATCCGGTTCAACCATACCTCTGATAATTATATCTTCGATCAGTTCGACGCGCAGTATCTTGATGGCCCGTCAAGGCCGTCGACGCTGGCAATAGTGGGCGATGGAACCATTGAAGCTGCGGCTGGCCGTACCATTTTGAACGAAAACCAGCTGAGCTTCACCGGCACCTTGCTTCCTAACACGGGTATCTTGCAGATAAATGGCGACATATCGACAGCAACAGCCAATATTCTGGCCGGCGGCACGCTGGAAGGCACCGGGGTTGTTGGCTCGACTCTTAATACAGGCACGGTTGCTCCGGGACAGACGCCGGGGGGCAGTCAGGGGCTCGCAAGTTCTATCGGTACTTTGACCATCGCCGGTAATTATACAGGACAGGGCGGAATTCTTTCGCTCGATACCGTACTCGGCAATGACAGCTCGCTGACCGATAAACTAGCAATCCTTGGCGATACATCAGGAAATACGACCGTTAAAGTCAAAAACATTAACGGGAACGGTGACGATACAATCGAAGGGATTCAAATCGTTACAGTTGGCGGCACATCAGACCCAAATGCATTTTCTCTTGCGGGCGATTATGTATTTAATGGCCAACAGGCCGTTGTGGGCGGCGCCTATGCTTATCGTCTCTTCCAAGGCAGCACCTCACAGCCGGGTGATGGCAATTGGTATTTGCGGTCTAACCGCATTCCGACGGACCCGGTCGATCCAGACATTCCAGTCGACCCGGATGAACCCAATCAACCGATTTATCAGCCGGGCGTTAGTCTCTATGAGACCTATCCGCAGTTTCTGCTCGGCTTGAACAGTCTGCCGACGCTGCAACAGCGGACAGGCAACCGTTATTGGAGCAACGCAGGCAATGTGATGCTGTCCGAAGGCGCAGACCCAGCGGGCGCGCCCTATGCCCCTGCATCTGAAGCCGGCAACCTGATTGAGGGCAGAGGCATCTGGGGACGCATCGAAGGGGCGCACAGCAAGATCGATCCCAAGTTTTCAACATCTGGAGAAAACTACGACTACAACATATTCAAGCTGCAAGCGGGCCTGGACGGTATGCTGCTGGAAAACGGCGCTGGAAAGCTGATCGGCGGGTTTACGGTTCACTATACGCACGGCAAGGCCAAGACCTATTCAATCTTCGGGGACGATGAAGTCTCCACAGATGGTTATGGATTTGGCGGCACGCTGACCTGGTATGGCGATAACGGCTTTTACGTGGACGGTCAGGCACAGCTGACTTGGTATGATAGCGATCTCAGTGCCAATGACAGCGAATTCACGGCTGGTCTGGACGGCCTCAGTCTGGCCGATAGCAATAATGGCTTTGGTTTTGCGATCTCAGGTGAAACCGGCCAACGTGTAACGCTTGATCAAAACTGGTCGATCACACCACAGGCACAGTTGACCTATTCGAAAGTTGATTTCGACAGCTTCAACGATGTTTTCGGGGCCCGTATCAGTCTTGACCGTGGCGAAAGCCTCCAAGGCCGTCTCGGCCTTGCCGTTGAACATCAAAACTCCTGGTATAATGCCAATGGTCTGATCGACAGAGCGCAGGTCTACGGTATCGCAAACCTCTATTATGAATTCCTCGAAGGAACGAAAGTGGATGTTTCGGGAACCACTTTTGCCAATCAGAACGAGCGGCTGTGGGGCGGTATCGGGCTTGGTGGTAGCTATAACTGGAACAGCGACAAATACTCGGTCTATGGCGAGGGCGCTATCAATACCAGCCTCGCCGACTTCGGCGACAGTTACTCCTACAAAGGCACACTCGGATTCAGAGTGAAGTGGTAA
- a CDS encoding SapC family protein translates to MSNLEPERTVRSGDSIVFKAPVVLSAEAHRTFGYVPESGSNTIQLPLFVPIASFEFFKIASCYPILFFNDEDVFPVAITAPISKDGAIYGKHPTDVAPYLPSILQLYPFILEKLPDRDAGVLVFDEKSGRVVPLSENRSAAALFDGAGTPTETLHRIASSAAQVYDGRRRAASFALALKTAGLLTPSALEFNEIRPKDSKQRRFYMINEPAYRALPKDTVDAWFVRGWLDLATLVIATQHNWLNYLHRPVSPADTTVS, encoded by the coding sequence ATGTCGAATTTGGAGCCTGAACGCACAGTGAGGTCGGGGGATTCGATAGTATTCAAAGCGCCGGTTGTTTTGTCTGCAGAGGCACACCGGACTTTTGGTTATGTGCCAGAATCAGGAAGCAATACTATCCAGTTACCTCTCTTCGTCCCTATTGCCTCGTTCGAATTCTTCAAAATTGCCAGTTGTTATCCGATCTTGTTTTTTAATGATGAAGACGTCTTTCCGGTTGCCATCACAGCTCCGATCAGCAAAGATGGTGCAATTTATGGCAAACACCCGACCGATGTTGCGCCTTACTTGCCCAGTATCTTGCAACTCTATCCGTTCATTCTGGAGAAACTTCCAGATCGCGATGCAGGGGTGCTCGTCTTCGACGAGAAGAGCGGACGGGTCGTCCCCTTGAGTGAAAACAGGAGTGCCGCGGCATTATTCGATGGTGCTGGCACGCCGACCGAAACATTGCATCGGATCGCCTCTTCTGCAGCACAGGTTTACGACGGTCGCAGGCGGGCAGCGTCTTTTGCCCTCGCGTTGAAAACAGCCGGCCTTCTGACACCGAGCGCACTGGAGTTCAACGAAATCAGACCCAAAGATTCCAAGCAACGCCGGTTCTATATGATCAATGAGCCAGCGTACAGAGCTTTACCGAAAGACACGGTCGATGCCTGGTTTGTAAGGGGTTGGCTGGATCTGGCCACCCTTGTTATTGCCACTCAACATAACTGGTTGAATTATCTCCATCGTCCTGTTTCACCCGCCGACACAACGGTGAGCTAA
- a CDS encoding GNAT family N-acetyltransferase yields the protein MVTITIPPQAIVIPLPKEDEVFHSSNSIRPEIYIESGDYYVRSLRDSDVTEDLVSWFNRRDMLRGLNLNELNFTLASFRNFIVRFDNFHNYILGIFDHDDDNLVGFYTIDVNRNHKIGSLTTGIGDQKQRGKQTLWATIDDILDHFYAERDIEKFTARILARNYAMLFNFKNNSRFVLEAHLKQECLAPNGERLDLLVFASFKNAPSTRAFIPRKTNGTSTV from the coding sequence ATGGTTACGATCACTATTCCTCCCCAAGCAATTGTCATCCCGCTACCGAAGGAAGATGAGGTATTTCATAGTTCCAATTCTATCCGTCCAGAGATCTATATTGAGAGCGGAGATTATTACGTTCGTAGTCTTCGGGATTCAGATGTCACCGAAGATCTCGTCTCCTGGTTCAATCGCAGAGATATGCTGCGCGGACTGAACCTCAATGAACTTAATTTCACGCTAGCGAGCTTCAGAAATTTTATTGTCAGGTTTGATAATTTCCATAACTACATTCTGGGTATTTTCGACCACGACGACGATAACCTGGTGGGCTTTTACACCATCGACGTCAATCGCAACCACAAGATAGGTAGCCTGACCACCGGTATCGGCGATCAAAAACAACGTGGCAAGCAGACATTATGGGCCACAATCGACGATATTCTCGATCATTTTTATGCCGAACGAGACATAGAAAAATTCACTGCGCGTATTCTGGCGCGCAACTACGCAATGCTGTTTAATTTCAAAAACAACTCACGATTTGTACTAGAGGCTCACTTGAAGCAGGAATGTCTGGCGCCGAATGGTGAACGCCTGGACCTTCTGGTCTTTGCTTCATTCAAAAACGCACCATCGACACGCGCCTTCATTCCTCGGAAAACGAATGGGACATCAACAGTATGA
- a CDS encoding acyl carrier protein, producing the protein MTGQTQQLSHEDNLVVEAKNILAGCLFIPAETIPDSADIGSLGELDSLTFELIVLEIEKHIGRQVDPIALLEMQSVADLAELLRKEKA; encoded by the coding sequence ATGACCGGTCAAACGCAGCAGCTATCGCATGAAGATAACTTGGTCGTTGAGGCAAAGAACATTCTGGCTGGATGCTTGTTCATACCCGCTGAGACAATTCCCGATAGTGCGGATATCGGATCACTGGGCGAACTCGATAGTTTGACTTTCGAGCTAATTGTTCTCGAAATCGAAAAGCACATCGGTCGCCAAGTCGATCCTATAGCTCTGCTGGAGATGCAGTCTGTAGCTGATTTGGCCGAATTGCTACGCAAAGAAAAAGCATGA
- a CDS encoding cytochrome P450 — protein MSLSSQICGYLYELARERNGENITTEFNGVNVLIVQRLEDADHILRLNANNYRKNMAWFRQALGASRFSEDGYAWEIRRQLTQSYFNRFDRENTFRLSTDYAEKAIQELVVHSQNEASIDESALRRMTASVLIDNFFGIKLDDTGIDLAVLAELMAIGSDYSFVPEGKTSTLYRDRLGGLPALRREILRQLGYFRSSDVPRAPLLEGLLEADRRGKDRVVLEHELMTFMAAGAETSAATMGWACYLLALYPEVQEALRAAARAFWHGDHTDWQTLSKLKPLSRFISEALRLYPPTPIVARYAIDTDKLGTTHVSPGQNIMVSFIGVQLDRRFRADPWTLDMDDLSAKKVTGETMAFSIGPRICGGKQFALLELMTFLSVFLNCARFELTSNKPPSYFWKSQMLRDGGQPVRVVELN, from the coding sequence ATGAGCCTGTCCTCTCAGATATGCGGCTATCTCTATGAGCTGGCTCGTGAGCGGAACGGAGAGAATATCACCACCGAATTTAACGGCGTAAATGTCTTGATTGTTCAACGACTAGAGGATGCCGACCACATCTTGAGGCTAAACGCCAACAATTATCGCAAGAACATGGCGTGGTTTCGCCAGGCACTAGGCGCTTCGCGTTTTTCGGAAGATGGATACGCTTGGGAAATCCGTCGTCAACTGACACAGAGCTATTTCAACCGCTTCGATCGTGAAAACACCTTCAGGCTTTCAACCGACTATGCGGAAAAAGCAATTCAGGAACTGGTGGTCCACAGCCAGAATGAAGCTAGCATTGATGAGAGCGCCTTGCGACGGATGACCGCGAGTGTCCTCATCGATAATTTTTTCGGCATCAAGCTTGACGACACAGGCATCGATTTGGCGGTTCTGGCAGAACTGATGGCCATTGGTTCTGATTATTCCTTCGTACCAGAAGGCAAGACGAGCACGCTTTATCGAGACAGATTGGGGGGGCTGCCCGCTTTGCGCCGCGAGATATTGCGCCAGCTCGGCTATTTTCGGTCGTCTGACGTGCCTCGTGCACCCCTCTTGGAAGGTTTGCTTGAAGCGGATCGGCGCGGGAAGGACCGCGTGGTGCTCGAGCATGAGTTGATGACCTTTATGGCAGCTGGAGCAGAAACGTCTGCTGCGACTATGGGTTGGGCATGCTATTTACTTGCCCTATATCCCGAAGTTCAGGAGGCTCTCCGCGCAGCGGCGCGCGCTTTCTGGCACGGCGATCATACAGATTGGCAAACTCTCTCGAAATTGAAGCCCCTGTCGCGGTTCATTTCTGAAGCCTTGCGGCTTTATCCGCCGACCCCCATTGTTGCACGCTATGCCATTGATACCGATAAACTGGGAACGACGCACGTGAGTCCCGGACAGAACATCATGGTGTCGTTCATTGGCGTTCAACTGGACCGACGCTTTCGAGCGGATCCCTGGACCTTGGATATGGACGATCTTTCTGCCAAGAAAGTCACGGGCGAAACCATGGCTTTCAGCATCGGACCTCGTATTTGCGGGGGTAAACAATTTGCGTTGCTGGAGCTGATGACCTTCCTCAGCGTATTTTTGAACTGCGCTCGATTTGAACTCACTTCCAACAAGCCCCCAAGCTATTTCTGGAAATCGCAGATGCTGCGCGATGGCGGACAGCCAGTGCGTGTTGTGGAGCTGAATTGA
- a CDS encoding SDR family oxidoreductase → MVEGTIFKGQRWLITGASSGIGLEVTKLLLQHGAKVAAIVRNPQKINALHQEYPKALALLQLDLSETSKVAGCVQSAINSMGRIDTALSTAGYALVGAAEELGEHAITKQINVNLVAPIFLAKAILPHFRELKTGRFLQLSSEGGQMAYPAAAIYHASKWGLEGFFEALSMEVKGLGIAVTLIEPGRIQTEFDNNAVVVEPQSEDYRSSAVGTYFKLLSMGRFPMIGDPRKVAEAILDLSQQEDPPLRLVLGSDSYKNINRALKKRLSKVEQQKDTSSQTDR, encoded by the coding sequence ATGGTGGAGGGAACGATATTCAAAGGGCAGAGATGGCTGATCACTGGTGCGAGTAGCGGCATCGGGCTGGAGGTTACGAAGCTGCTGCTGCAACACGGTGCCAAAGTGGCGGCAATTGTCCGCAATCCACAAAAAATCAACGCATTACACCAGGAATATCCAAAAGCGCTGGCGCTCCTTCAGCTTGACCTCTCTGAGACATCTAAAGTCGCAGGGTGCGTCCAATCAGCGATCAACTCTATGGGTCGGATTGACACTGCCTTGAGCACTGCAGGCTACGCTCTAGTTGGTGCGGCTGAAGAACTCGGCGAACATGCCATCACAAAGCAGATCAACGTAAATCTCGTCGCACCTATTTTCTTAGCAAAAGCAATTCTGCCGCATTTTAGAGAGCTGAAGACGGGTCGCTTTCTTCAACTGTCCAGCGAAGGTGGTCAGATGGCCTATCCTGCCGCTGCTATCTACCACGCCAGCAAGTGGGGATTGGAAGGGTTCTTCGAAGCACTTTCAATGGAGGTGAAAGGCCTTGGCATTGCAGTGACACTCATTGAGCCTGGCCGTATCCAGACAGAGTTCGACAATAACGCTGTCGTTGTGGAACCCCAGAGCGAAGACTATCGAAGCAGTGCCGTAGGCACTTATTTCAAGCTGCTCTCCATGGGACGATTTCCCATGATCGGCGACCCAAGGAAAGTGGCAGAAGCTATTCTTGATCTTAGCCAGCAAGAGGACCCACCGTTACGACTTGTCCTTGGCAGCGACAGCTACAAAAACATAAACAGGGCCTTGAAAAAGCGGCTTTCAAAAGTGGAACAACAAAAAGACACGAGTTCCCAAACCGACCGATGA
- a CDS encoding fatty acyl-AMP ligase, translating into MKLTSLPTQNHHLSQRVAEFSSITQALDYAASGETGVCFYDQRGDLTATLTYRDLRERAISTGAKLRSSGLNRGDAVAIIGETAAEFLYLFYGCQYAGLVACPLPYAIYPGGKTSYVNKLAAFIRGGNAKLVCLPDALKELSTDLLQMTGVQTVHYRQLDAVQGDIPPEPLGLDEPAYIQFSSGSTAEPKGIRISQEAVCHNVKGILRECIEITSDDRAFSWLPFYHDMGLVGFSIAPLFSQTTVDYIAPTTFARRPVLWLQLVSQNRSTITYAPVFGYKLAAKRLKSSDCDIDLSSLRISGVGGDMINVQELYDFAHATARFGFQAKSFTPSYGLAESTLLVSFRHGLGEVTVHRKRLEENHVVYSQLGKPDVRSLAICGRPLNGHQIIVCDTNGSPVPEHRIGHICIRGPSLMSGYCDESLQPMKRIVDANFFDTGDAGFIRDGELVVTGRFKEMIVVNGRNIWPQDVERAVKAVSELQNAHAAAFAVDEDNSEVVVVLVECGEIHREDTDALKLRTAAAVNSSIGVTPHVELVRAGSLPFTSSGKLSRSGARKAYIARLLSYV; encoded by the coding sequence GTGAAGCTGACCTCTCTCCCTACCCAAAACCACCATCTATCGCAGCGTGTTGCAGAATTCTCCTCTATCACGCAAGCCTTGGATTATGCCGCAAGCGGCGAGACAGGTGTTTGCTTTTATGATCAACGCGGCGATCTTACCGCCACTCTGACATATCGCGATCTACGAGAGCGAGCAATCTCGACCGGGGCTAAGCTTCGATCGTCTGGCTTGAATAGAGGGGATGCAGTCGCAATTATCGGCGAGACTGCGGCAGAATTTTTATACCTGTTCTATGGTTGCCAATATGCGGGACTTGTCGCCTGCCCCTTGCCTTATGCAATCTATCCCGGCGGCAAGACAAGCTATGTCAACAAGCTGGCTGCGTTTATACGCGGGGGAAATGCAAAGCTGGTCTGTCTGCCCGATGCGTTGAAGGAGCTATCAACAGATCTCCTACAAATGACTGGCGTACAAACGGTCCATTACAGGCAATTGGATGCCGTTCAAGGAGACATACCGCCGGAGCCGCTTGGGCTGGATGAACCAGCCTATATCCAATTCTCATCTGGCTCAACAGCGGAGCCAAAAGGCATCCGCATTTCACAGGAAGCAGTGTGTCATAATGTTAAAGGGATATTGCGTGAGTGTATAGAAATCACTTCCGACGACCGGGCCTTCTCATGGCTCCCATTTTATCATGATATGGGTCTGGTCGGCTTTTCGATCGCGCCGTTATTTTCTCAAACGACCGTGGACTATATTGCGCCCACAACATTTGCCAGACGCCCAGTACTATGGTTGCAACTCGTGTCGCAAAATAGGTCCACAATCACCTACGCCCCGGTATTCGGCTACAAGCTTGCTGCAAAACGTCTCAAGTCGTCGGACTGCGATATCGACCTCTCTTCTCTTCGGATTTCAGGTGTCGGAGGAGATATGATTAATGTTCAGGAACTATACGATTTCGCCCACGCAACTGCGAGGTTTGGCTTCCAAGCGAAATCGTTCACGCCGAGTTACGGGCTTGCAGAATCCACGCTTCTCGTCAGTTTTCGTCACGGTCTGGGTGAAGTGACAGTCCATCGTAAAAGACTGGAGGAAAATCATGTTGTGTACAGTCAACTAGGAAAACCGGATGTTCGTTCGTTGGCTATATGCGGCAGGCCTTTGAACGGTCACCAGATTATAGTTTGCGATACCAACGGGTCCCCCGTGCCAGAGCATCGGATTGGTCACATTTGCATCCGGGGTCCCAGCCTTATGTCGGGCTATTGCGACGAGTCACTTCAGCCGATGAAAAGAATTGTAGATGCCAATTTTTTTGATACTGGCGATGCAGGATTCATTCGGGACGGTGAACTGGTTGTCACCGGTCGTTTCAAGGAAATGATCGTAGTCAACGGCCGCAACATCTGGCCGCAAGATGTTGAACGGGCCGTAAAAGCAGTTTCAGAACTGCAAAATGCGCATGCGGCCGCTTTTGCTGTGGATGAGGACAACTCAGAGGTCGTTGTCGTTTTAGTAGAGTGCGGGGAAATTCACCGTGAAGACACCGACGCGTTAAAACTGCGGACTGCCGCCGCGGTCAATTCCAGTATTGGCGTAACACCTCACGTAGAACTGGTCCGTGCTGGCAGCCTGCCTTTTACATCTTCCGGTAAACTGAGTCGATCCGGGGCTCGCAAGGCATATATCGCCCGATTACTTTCCTATGTATAA